A genomic region of Nostoc sp. UHCC 0702 contains the following coding sequences:
- a CDS encoding sedoheptulose 7-phosphate cyclase encodes MSIVQAKFEASANAFHVEGYEKIEYDLVYVNGVFDIKNQELADAYRSFGRCLAVVDANVSRLYGTQIQEYFQYYGIDLTLFPITITEPNKTIQTFETVIDAIADFKLVRKEPVLVVGGGLITDVVGFACSTYRRRSNYIRIPTTLIGLIDASVAIKVAVNHKKLKNRLGAYHASKKVFLDFSLLRTLPTDQVRNGMAELIKIAVVGHKEVFELLEKYGEELLRTHFGNIDATPEIQEVAHEVTYKAIKKMLELEVPNLHELDLDRVIAYGHTWSPTLELAPLVPMFHGHAVNIDMALSATIAAKRGYITTQERDRILGLMSRIGLALDHPLLDAELLWRATKSISLTRDGLQRAAMPRPIGECFFVNDFTEEELAEVLAEHKELCITYPRGGEGVEMYPATAPKELVGSAK; translated from the coding sequence ATGAGCATCGTCCAAGCAAAGTTTGAAGCTTCTGCAAATGCCTTTCATGTTGAAGGTTATGAAAAGATTGAGTACGATTTAGTTTATGTAAATGGAGTTTTTGATATTAAAAATCAAGAACTAGCAGATGCATACAGAAGTTTTGGTCGCTGCTTGGCCGTTGTAGATGCTAACGTTAGCCGTCTGTACGGTACTCAGATTCAGGAATATTTCCAATATTACGGGATTGATTTAACACTTTTTCCGATTACTATTACAGAACCAAACAAAACTATCCAAACTTTTGAGACAGTTATAGATGCGATCGCAGATTTCAAATTAGTTCGCAAAGAGCCAGTTTTAGTAGTAGGCGGCGGTTTAATCACGGATGTTGTCGGTTTTGCTTGCTCTACTTACCGCCGTCGCAGCAATTATATCCGTATTCCTACAACTTTAATTGGTTTAATTGATGCCAGCGTAGCCATCAAAGTCGCAGTTAACCATAAAAAACTGAAAAACCGTTTGGGTGCTTATCATGCTTCCAAAAAGGTTTTCTTAGACTTCTCTTTGTTGCGGACTTTGCCTACAGACCAAGTGCGTAACGGCATGGCAGAATTAATCAAAATCGCTGTAGTTGGTCACAAAGAAGTATTTGAGTTGTTGGAAAAGTACGGCGAAGAACTGTTACGCACTCACTTTGGTAATATTGACGCAACTCCAGAAATTCAAGAAGTAGCTCATGAAGTGACTTACAAAGCCATCAAAAAGATGCTGGAGTTGGAAGTACCTAACCTGCATGAGTTAGACCTAGATAGAGTAATTGCTTACGGTCATACTTGGAGTCCGACTTTGGAACTTGCACCCCTCGTACCGATGTTCCACGGACATGCAGTCAACATTGATATGGCCTTATCTGCAACGATCGCAGCTAAACGAGGTTATATTACCACCCAAGAACGCGATCGCATTTTAGGCTTGATGAGTCGTATCGGTTTAGCACTCGACCATCCTTTGTTGGATGCAGAACTTTTATGGCGTGCTACCAAGTCTATCAGTCTTACCCGTGATGGTTTACAAAGAGCCGCCATGCCAAGACCCATTGGTGAGTGCTTCTTTGTCAACGACTTCACAGAAGAAGAATTAGCAGAAGTTTTGGCTGAACACAAAGAACTTTGCATCACCTATCCTCGTGGTGGCGAGGGTGTAGAGATGTACCCAGCTACCGCGCCCAAAGAACTAGTCGGGAGTGCAAAATAA
- a CDS encoding TspO/MBR family protein, whose protein sequence is MIKSWMVIGGVAFIVALGANLITPSDRKWFKRLQRPNWLTFEAAIPVIWTVIFICAAWSAYIVWEKNPGTTTTWLIIGLYLLLEIVTIAYTPLMFRLRSLKAGTIIGGTGFIIGAFLTLIVLTISGWAALLLVPYLLWSPIGTYTTWEMARLNPQDA, encoded by the coding sequence ATGATTAAATCTTGGATGGTGATTGGAGGTGTAGCTTTTATAGTTGCCTTGGGAGCTAACTTGATTACGCCGAGCGATCGCAAGTGGTTCAAACGTCTACAAAGACCAAATTGGCTAACTTTTGAAGCAGCCATTCCCGTCATCTGGACTGTAATATTTATTTGTGCTGCTTGGTCAGCTTATATTGTTTGGGAAAAAAACCCAGGAACCACTACAACGTGGTTAATAATAGGTTTATACCTACTTTTAGAAATTGTGACTATTGCCTACACACCTTTAATGTTCAGGCTTCGCAGCTTGAAAGCAGGCACAATTATTGGTGGTACAGGTTTCATTATAGGTGCTTTTTTGACACTTATAGTCTTAACTATTTCCGGTTGGGCAGCACTATTATTAGTTCCTTATTTACTGTGGAGTCCCATAGGCACTTACACAACTTGGGAAATGGCTCGCCTAAATCCTCAAGATGCTTAA
- a CDS encoding class I SAM-dependent methyltransferase: MSSVIAKPTARPVTPLGILTKKLEAAVQEINQRADLPAELVANIKQAWRLAAGLDPYLEEYTTQESAALAALAQTTATEAWGEHFTEGTTVRPLEQEMLSGHIEGQTLKMFVHMTKAKKVLEIGMFTGYSALAMAEALPADGLLVACEVDPYAAEVGQTAFNQSPDGAKIRIELGSALETLEKLAEAGESFDLVFIDADKKEYIAYFQILLDTNLLAPSGFICVDNTLLQGEVYLPAQERSVNGEAIAQFNRTVALDPRVEQVILPLRDGLTIIRRVNP; the protein is encoded by the coding sequence ATGTCTAGCGTAATTGCAAAACCGACAGCTAGACCTGTGACACCGTTGGGAATCTTGACAAAGAAGCTAGAAGCTGCTGTACAAGAGATCAATCAACGCGCAGATTTACCAGCGGAACTAGTAGCTAATATCAAGCAAGCATGGCGTTTGGCAGCAGGTCTAGATCCTTACTTAGAAGAATATACCACTCAAGAATCAGCTGCCTTAGCTGCATTAGCCCAAACAACAGCAACAGAAGCCTGGGGTGAACACTTTACAGAAGGCACAACTGTACGACCTTTAGAACAAGAAATGCTATCTGGTCATATAGAAGGACAAACCCTAAAAATGTTTGTTCACATGACCAAAGCCAAAAAAGTGCTAGAAATCGGCATGTTCACAGGTTATTCTGCACTAGCGATGGCAGAAGCGTTACCTGCGGATGGACTTTTGGTTGCTTGTGAAGTAGACCCTTACGCGGCTGAAGTGGGACAAACTGCTTTCAATCAATCTCCTGACGGTGCAAAAATTCGCATCGAATTAGGTTCAGCTTTAGAAACCTTGGAGAAATTGGCTGAGGCTGGAGAATCCTTTGACTTAGTATTTATCGATGCCGATAAAAAAGAGTACATAGCGTATTTCCAAATCCTGCTAGATACCAATTTGCTAGCACCATCTGGATTTATCTGCGTTGATAATACATTGCTGCAAGGGGAGGTATATTTACCTGCACAAGAACGCAGCGTTAACGGCGAAGCGATCGCGCAATTTAATCGTACCGTAGCTCTTGACCCGCGTGTAGAACAGGTAATATTGCCGCTGCGAGATGGCTTAACAATTATCCGCAGAGTAAATCCGTAA
- a CDS encoding D-alanine--D-alanine ligase — translation MSVLRIIHLVGSADNEFYCNLSRLYAQDCLTATADPSRYDFQIAYITPDGQWRFPRSLSREDIAVSKPIPLFEAIELITKQNIDLVLPQMFCIPGMTHYRGLFDLLKIPYIGNTADLMAITAHKARTKAIVEAAGVKVPRGELLRKGDVPTITPPAIIKPVNSDNSLGVTLVKEASDYDAALKQAFEYADEVIVETFIEVGREVRCGIIVKDGELVGLPLEEYLLDPQEKPIRKHTDKLLQSDDGDLRYAAKDNIKSWIVDPNDPITQTVQQIAKKCHQALGCRHYSLFDFRIDPMGQPWFLEAGLYCSFASTSVISSMAKAAGIPLNELLITAINETLGTNQKAIAYSR, via the coding sequence ATGTCAGTACTTCGTATTATTCATTTAGTTGGGTCAGCAGACAATGAATTTTATTGTAATTTGTCACGTCTTTATGCTCAAGACTGTTTAACAGCAACGGCAGATCCATCGCGCTATGACTTTCAGATTGCATACATCACACCTGACGGCCAGTGGCGATTTCCTCGTTCTCTCAGTCGAGAAGATATTGCTGTCAGCAAACCGATTCCTTTGTTTGAGGCTATAGAGTTGATCACAAAGCAAAACATTGACCTTGTGTTACCACAAATGTTTTGTATTCCTGGAATGACTCACTACCGGGGTTTATTTGACCTACTTAAGATTCCTTACATCGGCAATACTGCGGATCTCATGGCAATAACGGCGCACAAAGCCAGAACTAAAGCAATTGTCGAAGCAGCAGGGGTGAAAGTGCCTCGTGGAGAACTACTCCGCAAAGGTGACGTTCCGACAATTACACCTCCAGCAATCATCAAACCTGTAAATTCTGACAACTCTTTAGGAGTGACCTTAGTCAAAGAGGCTTCTGATTATGACGCTGCTCTCAAGCAAGCATTTGAATATGCAGATGAGGTGATTGTAGAAACATTCATCGAAGTCGGTCGCGAAGTCAGATGTGGTATCATTGTCAAAGATGGAGAGCTAGTGGGTTTACCCCTTGAAGAGTATCTGCTAGACCCCCAAGAGAAACCCATCCGCAAGCATACTGATAAACTTCTACAATCGGACGATGGTGATTTGCGTTACGCCGCTAAAGATAATATCAAGTCTTGGATTGTAGACCCTAACGACCCGATCACCCAAACAGTTCAGCAAATAGCTAAGAAGTGTCATCAGGCTTTGGGTTGTCGCCACTACAGTTTATTTGACTTCCGCATCGACCCAATGGGACAACCTTGGTTTTTAGAAGCTGGGCTGTATTGTTCTTTTGCCTCCACAAGTGTGATATCCTCTATGGCGAAAGCAGCGGGAATTCCTCTAAATGAGTTATTAATAACGGCTATCAATGAAACTTTAGGCACTAATCAAAAGGCGATCGCTTATAGTAGGTAA
- a CDS encoding ATP-grasp domain-containing protein: MAQSISFSSTPATPSVPSQSKIAAIFPNIGTLTLLLLALPINASIVFLSLLWRAILRPFLPPAVKAGNPKNVLISGGKMTKALQLARSFHAAGHRVVLLETHKYWLTGHQFSQAVDKFYTVPAPQENPEGYTQALVDIIKQENIDIYIPVTSPVGSYYDSLAKPELSRYCEVFHFDADITQMLDDKYALAETARSLGLSVPKSFQITSAEQVLNFDFSGETRKYILKSIPYDSVRRLDLTKLPCATPEETAAFVRSLPISPEKPWIMQEFIPGKEFCTHSTVRNGELRLHCCCESSAFQVNYENVENPQILEWVKHFVKELKLTGQISFDFIQAEDGTVYAIECNPRTHSAITTFYDHPQVAEAYLSKEATAETLQPLPTSKPTYWTYHEVWRLTGIRSFTQLKTWIWNIWRGTDAIYKLDDPLPFLMVHHWQIPLLLLKNLRRLKGWTRIDFNIGKLVELGGD; this comes from the coding sequence ATGGCACAATCTATTTCTTTTTCTTCCACACCTGCTACACCGTCTGTTCCTTCACAAAGCAAAATAGCCGCTATTTTCCCCAACATAGGGACATTGACTTTGCTTTTACTAGCATTGCCAATTAATGCCAGCATCGTTTTTTTATCTTTGCTGTGGCGTGCTATTTTGCGTCCTTTCCTACCTCCAGCCGTCAAAGCTGGAAATCCGAAAAACGTCCTGATCAGTGGTGGTAAAATGACCAAAGCTTTACAACTAGCAAGGTCATTTCACGCCGCTGGACATCGAGTCGTTTTGTTGGAAACTCATAAATACTGGTTAACAGGACATCAATTTTCCCAGGCGGTAGATAAATTTTACACAGTTCCCGCCCCCCAGGAAAACCCAGAAGGTTATACCCAGGCTTTAGTAGATATCATCAAACAAGAAAACATTGATATCTACATTCCTGTCACCAGTCCTGTAGGAAGCTATTACGACTCCCTAGCAAAACCAGAGTTATCGCGTTATTGCGAAGTATTTCACTTTGACGCAGATATTACCCAGATGCTAGATGATAAATATGCCCTTGCTGAAACTGCGCGATCGCTTGGTTTATCAGTACCTAAATCTTTCCAAATCACCTCTGCTGAACAAGTCTTAAATTTTGACTTTTCTGGTGAAACTCGTAAATACATCCTCAAAAGCATACCTTACGACTCAGTGCGGCGTTTGGATTTAACCAAACTTCCCTGTGCGACACCAGAAGAAACAGCAGCATTCGTCAGAAGTTTACCCATCAGTCCCGAAAAGCCGTGGATCATGCAAGAATTTATTCCTGGTAAGGAATTTTGCACCCATAGCACTGTCCGAAATGGTGAATTGAGATTACATTGCTGTTGTGAATCTTCAGCGTTTCAAGTCAACTATGAAAACGTTGAAAATCCTCAAATCTTGGAATGGGTGAAGCATTTTGTCAAGGAACTGAAACTCACAGGACAGATTTCCTTTGACTTTATCCAAGCTGAGGATGGCACAGTTTATGCTATAGAGTGCAACCCGCGTACTCACTCAGCAATTACTACTTTCTACGACCATCCCCAGGTTGCAGAAGCTTACCTTAGTAAAGAAGCAACAGCTGAAACTTTACAGCCACTACCCACAAGCAAACCCACCTATTGGACTTATCATGAAGTCTGGCGTTTGACTGGTATCCGTTCTTTCACGCAATTGAAAACATGGATTTGGAATATTTGGCGCGGGACTGATGCAATTTATAAATTAGATGACCCGTTACCATTTTTAATGGTGCATCACTGGCAAATTCCCCTGTTGTTGCTGAAGAATTTGCGTCGACTCAAAGGTTGGACGCGGATAGATTTCAACATCGGGAAGCTGGTGGAATTGGGGGGGGATTGA